The Elephas maximus indicus isolate mEleMax1 chromosome 11, mEleMax1 primary haplotype, whole genome shotgun sequence genome contains the following window.
GCGGCCCAGCACACAGCCAGTACACCAGCCCACTCAGCCCTCAGGTACTCTCTGCTGTCAGTACACTTCATCAGCCTATTCATCACTGACCTCTCTGCTGCTGTTTCAGATCACAGCCATCGTAGCAGCTCGATCAGATCTTACCTGCACTCTATACTGGGGCTCTCAGCCATCACGTCTCTCTGCCGTCTCTCCTTCTGCCATcagcctctccactgctaacttGCCATAAAAACAGTGTGGGGGCAGTACATAACCTCCTTtaatttcacaagggggaaggagaatcaagatcaccagccaaaggctgattcctatgagacagaggtCAGATGTACCACTTCTCTGTGACATCTTTACCaaatctgacaccaaccatcccacctacagcactctctacttctctgctgggtttgataattcatcgcAATGGCCTTGCAGAACTCATgtaccatactcatgattatggggtttattaaggaagtaacatggTACAATTccagctcaggaacactcaagtatacagttcttccatcagacaGCCTCCTCCCAGCCGTGCTTGTAGGCACACCTCTACCTGACGCTAGGCCTCTGCCCGAGGGCACCAagatttctctctccatgggccaagaagcccactgagtgctctctgctgccaggtctctcctgccaccgctTCTCAGTGTCTCCGGGTTATAGCTCGCAgtctctaggagcttctcagcacagggatcccgtgtccagaggacatgctggatcctggctgttcttccttggtggtggtgggaactTCTATCCCGACTCgtggtggctcatttcaagcccaatgggatggcaaaactggccaatccctttggtggtcggcaattaccatatctgcacagttctacccaatcagttgggtgggagttacaagaccatgtccAGAAAGGCCACACAAGTAACCCATCCATTGCACTTGCCCAactcatagccagtgtagcagcaTGATCACCTCTCCTAGATGCTCCCTGCTATCTGGCTTCTCTGACATCAGGCCTCTCCCCATTGGCCTTTCTGCCATCGGCTGCTCCTCTGCTAACTGGACAAGCTCAGTTAGTGTAGCACCTTTGGGACCACTTGACTTTCACACGGCTCTGCTTCTCTGTCATCCCAGCTCTTAGCCAGCATCTCTTCTGCCATCCAGAAGGCCTTCCCAAAAACCTgtttcactgtatatatatatcctgATTCTCATCAGTTGCAAGGCGGAGCCTCCCTCACAAGACCAGAGTTCGATCTGTCCCCGATTACCCATGAGATGTCAATCAACTCAGGTCTTGTTAATTACCAGGCTGGACTGGACAAAAAATATCAAACCATCAAGTTGCTTACAGCTTACCCAGAAAATTTCAATTGATCAGGGGAATTCCCTGAGCATAAGTAACAAAGCTCTTTGGGTAGAAAACAAGATGACaaccccttcctcctcccacagTGCTTCTCCAGTAAATGAGGGCAAAAACAACTTCTCAgggtttagggaaaaaaaaaatcccaaactgtttaaaaaaaaagaccaaggccAAAGAGCACACAGAGGAACTGAtttcatgaaaataataaaaatatatatatatatgatatatatataaaaaacatataATCTCCTTGAGGAGGTAAGACATTGGCATTGAAAGAAATACATTTCCGAGGATGGTTAAATACTCTTAAAAGTAGTCCCTACCCCATGAATCTGTGGGCAGTatcaatggttaacacactcaggtgctaacacgaaggttgcaggtttgagtatacccagaggtggctaaaaagaaagacctggggatctacttatgaaaaatcagccatggaagatCCTAGGGAGCAgggttctactctcacacacatggggtcaccataagtgggaatcaactcaaaggcaactaaattTTGACAGAGAATTGACATAATAAATTTTCAGGATTTTCTAACTCCTAAAAAATTGTAACTAACCCCCTTGTACCAATTACTCTATCTCGCCTAATGTAGATGTTGCATCAACCTTTCACTAAAACAGCTGCAGTGTCAAGATTCCTCTTAAATATAATCCAACTAAATGCTGTCTCTAAGAGGGCATCATGGACTGTTGTATTCACCACTGTATCCTCAGCTCCTGGAAACAGGACCAGTGTGTGACAAATACTTGTCACATTAATCAATAAACTCAATCTAACACTACTGTTTTTTTAGGTCTGTCTATATGACAGAAAGTTCTAAAATTGATGGCAGACATTCTGGTTTTCAATTGTTCCTTCACACTGACCTTGGGAAAACTCAACTGATATAGGTGTGCTCCAAATCCCACCAACCCAATATTGCATTTTTGCAACCAACCACCACCCATGGCTTTTTACGTTAATAGCAACATCCaagacactgattatattctctgTTTTAAAAGTCCAGTTTTTATTTCCTCCACTCAGAGTAACTCACACTTTCATTCATTTAATGGGCACAAGAGAACAATTAAAGTGCATATGTTTGTGTTTACATCAGTTTATGTCATGATATCAAAGCACATATTTATGTAGGATGAGGGTCTCAGGCTTTTCCAGTCTCTGCATTCATAAGATTTCCCTCAGGATACACTGCGTAGCCATACAATGAGGTAGATATTTTTGCTCAACCCTCTTCGCCAGTGACTGTTTGACTTTATCCtacctcttttgttgttgttgtcagatgccatggagtcacttccgactcatagtgaccccaagtacaacagaacgaaacactgcctggtcctgcgccgtcctcacaatcgttatgcttgagtctattgttgcagccactgtgtcagtccatctccttgaggatcttcctctttttcactgaccgtctacttcaccaagcatgatgttcttgtccaaggactggtccctcctgataacatgtccaatgtatgtgagatgtagtctctccatccttcttctaagaagccttctggctgtacttctcccaagacagatttgttcattctttcggcggtccatgatatattcagtgctCTTTTCCAACATCACAAACCTGTTTTATGCGACATAAAATAAGAGGTAACTGATCACTGAAGGCACTACCACTTTGGCTGCATTCATAACGTTTCTCTCCTGTACAAATTCTCTGTTATCTCCTGAAGGTTCACATTTAGCAACAGGCTGTCCCACATGGACTATGTTCCTATTTGTTAGGAACCCACTGGTGCTCAATATGTCTGAGCTGCCACAGAAGGCAGCTGCATAGTCACTGTAACAGGGGTTTTCTCCTTGCTGTGGAAGGGTCTTCCACCTTGACTGAATCTACACATTTCTCTCTAATGTGTATTCTTTTGTGCTAAAAAAGAGAAGACATGTAGGTAAAAGTTTTTCCACACTCACTGTAGCCATAGGGTATCTCTCTTATGAGATCTTTGATGTACAATGAGCTTTGGCTTCTTGTCAAAGGCCTTCTCACATTCACCACATTTAAAGGGTTTCTCACCTGTGTGAATTTTCTGATGTATAATGAGACTTGACTTCTGAGAATAAAAttttccacattcactgcatAAAAAGGGAGTCATTCCTGTGTGACATCTCTGATGTGCTATGAGGCATGTCTTCTGACTGAAGGCTTTACCACATTCACTGCACACATAGGGTTTTTCACCAGTATGAATTCGGTGATGAGTAATGAGATTTCCCTTCTGGGTGAAGCCTCTTCCACATTCACTGCATACATAGGGTTTCTCACCAGAATGAGTCTGTTGATGAACAAGGAGATATTTTTTACGGATAAAGCCTTTTCCACATGTTGTGCAtgtatagggtttctctccagtatgaattctttgATGAACAGTGAGATCTCCTTTATAAATGAAGCCttttccacattcactgcatatgtagggtttctctccagaaTGAGTTCGCTGATGAATAgtgagatctttcttctgaatAAAGCCTTTTCCACATTCATGGCATATAtacggtttctctccagtatgagttcGCTGATGAATAGTGAGATCTCTCTTCTGGATGAAGCCTTTTCCACATTCATGACACATatatggtttctctccagtatgagttaGCTGATGAATAGTGAGATCTCTCTTCTGGGTGAAACCCTTTCCACATTCACAACAtatatagggtttctctccagtatgagttcGTAGATGAATAGTGAGATTTCTTTTCTGGATGAAGCTttttccacattcactgcatATATAaagtttctctccagtatgaattcctTGATGAATAGTGAGCTTTCCCTTCTGGGTAAAGCCTTTTCCACATGTACTACATATATAGGGTTTCTCTCCCGTATGAGTTCGCTGATGAACAGTGAGATCTCCCTTCTGGATGAAGCCTTTGCCACACTCACTGCATATATAGGGTTTTTCTCCAGTATGAATGCGTTGATGAATAGTGAGATCTGTCTTCCGGATAAAGCCTTTGCCACATTCAAGGCATATATAAGGTCTCTCTGCCATATGAGTTTTCTGATGTATATTGAGCTGTGATTCATGGAAATAGGCTTTGCCACAATCTGTACATTTATACGGTTTTTGTCCTTTATGAGTTGTGTGATGATGTTCAATGAGTTTGAACTTTTTGAAGAAGGTTTCCCCACATAGACTGCACctatagggtttctctcctgtgtgaatGATCTGATGCTCAGCGAGTAAAGACTTCCTGATGAAGGCTTTGCCGCATTCACTACATACATGTGGTTTCTCTGTTTTGTGAGTTTTCTGATGCTTAATGAATTGGGACTTAACATTGTTGGATTTTTGACTCTCAGGGAATTTCATTTCAGTACAAAATCGCTCCTGAACAGCACGGAGAAAGGTTTTCTCATTTCCATTAGGCTCAGCAGAGtcttttatttcatcacttcTGGTCTGATTGAGTGCTGGTAAGGTTAAATTTGATTCCACAGCTTTTTCATGTAAGTCAAACATACCATGATTTTCCCTTAAAGGAAAATGATTTTTGTGCCAATGAACGATACTTTCCAATGCATTATGTTCATAGCACTGTTCCATGCAGACCACCCTTCTTTCATTTTGTGAGTGCCCGAGCAGATGATCATCAACATTCCAGATTTCTAGGAAAGAAGAGAACAAGGTATCTTTCCATCATCTTCATTTGTAATGAAATCATTTTAGAAAATGCAATGATGTAAGGTGCATCTTTATGACAACCCTCTGAGTATAAATAAAATACTATGCTTAATGTTCCTTGCACACtgataaaaatacaataatataaACAACCCAAAGAGCAAAAGCAGTTTGTGTAGAAATAAGGTTAGATAATACACAATGAATGAATACAGATTTGGCTGCTTCTTATACAAGGCCTTGCAAAACACACAGAGAACGTAAAATACAGGGAAGTCACTGTGACCTGTAGACCACAGAGATTGGAAGGCCTTCTGATTCCAACTGGAGAACAGATTCACTCACTCCACAAATCCTTACTGAAAGATAACTATTCACCAGGCATAGTTGGGTatgtgaaaaatgtagaatgttACATTTGGGATAAAATAATTTTCACAGGTATATAGTAAAGGTCTTGGGGATAAACAAACATTCTATATGTTTATGAAGTCTATAATCTACTTCGGTAAATTaatgaaaaaagcaaagaaagccaTAAGGGAAGTAGCCGCTTATTATGAAAAGTGGTTTTATGAGGGGGCTAGCAAGGGGTGGAGGAAAtgaggatatattttgaaggaagAGAAGGCTTGCTGATGAACTCATTGGTATCGGGTGGGATAAAGAAAGTGAGGAATAaaggtaaatgaataatttcttttctcACGATCAGCACAAagttggttcctatgaggtggatatTAAAAATATCTCAGAAATCCAACTTTTCCAagttgctgtaccactccatcatctctaactccactcagtactctccctcctgtctttgggttccataatttgctgcagcatctcacagaactcacgaactgtatgaaggaaatggctcatgcagttgtggaggctggcaagtcccaaatctatagctcaggcataggcttctcctgactcatacaACCATAAGGGTTGATGAACCCAAATCGGAAAGCCAGATGACAGGCTGCGGGCTCGCAAggttgcagaagctggtgaatcaggtcagaAGATAGgttgctggctcatggggctgcacaggctggcaaatcccagaattggcagATAAGATGGCGCTGCTCGCTCAAGCTCCATgaactggaggttagatgatAACTAGAGTGAGAGAACTTTTTCAGAGACACTCCCCTTACTTGAACAAGGTGGTACAAGGGTGTGACTTGGGAAAGGTAgtgacttgagtcatgccctGTAGTAACAGTGCGACTCAAGATACTTCCCCCCAATCCTGAGTTtcagaatttacaatacatacaataccacaaaatggaggacaattacatgaTATagcgaatcatggcctaaccaagttgtggCACTCAGAGATTCCACACACCTTATTTACAGAGTCTACcaactcattggaaaccctggtggtgtagtggttaagtgctatggctgctaggcaaagggtcggcagtttgaatccgccaggcgctccttggaaactctatggagcagttctactctggcctatagggtctctagagtcggaatcaactcaacggcactgggttggttggttggttaccAAATCAttctgtgggagtcacaaagactctGGCTAGAAGGATGTgctgtgatggatcacttttgtgtgatttttctcgCCACTGTAACTTCCATCCAAGTGAGTGGGTGGGGCTGTCAAATAGGATAtttgtagcccaccaaggggcgctaatcagcagagctaaaagagctttgtaacacttgcccaagcagggcagagaccaaggggccagagaggtgtgcctgtgagcacggctGGGAAAAGGGTGCCCTGATAGAAAAAGTGTATTCTGAGCGTTCcggaacctgaattgtaacctcttacctccctaataaaccccataatcatgagtattgtctgtgagttctgtgtgaccaccgCAATGAAATATCAAACCcaccagagaagtagagagtacaatgggagggatggttggtgtcagaactggtaaagatggaggagaaaggaggcatgtctgacctctgcctcacagaagTCAGCCTTGGGCTCCTGATCTTGATTTCCTTcacccttgtgaagttaaaggagaTCAGACGCCCTGCCATTTTTacaaagggccatattaagtaactcaCTACTCAGGAAAAGGGTTGCTGCTAATTATTTCCTCTGAGCCACGAGGTAGTACAATGGTATAAGAATGTCATGGCAGTAGCGTCTGacgtcctctaacttcacaagggtgtAAATgcgtaatttcttttataaggatcagcacaaacctggttcctatgaggcagaggttgaaGTCCCAGATTTCCAGCTTTTCCAAATTGCTGCATCACTCCATCATTTGTAACATCAAACACTCCTTCTCCTTTCAGtattctccctcctgtctttgggttccataattcactgcaatgtttCACAGAAATCAAGAACCATatgaaggaaatggttcacacagttgtggagaaTGGCAAGTCCCAAAGTAGTAGGTAGGAGTGGGCTTCTCCTGGCTGACATGGCTGCATGGGTCAACAAACCCAAATCGGCAGGCCAGatgataggctgctggctcacaaagctgtggaagctggtgaattAGATGAGACAATAGGCTACAGGTCCATGGGGTTGcggaagctggtgaatcccagaatcagcaatcggaaggcaggctgctggctcaagtcccgagaaccagGGGTCAGACTGTGATGGACTGGACTGAGGACCTAcagccagagagagacagcccCACCACACCACCCACATATATAccttggatacaggccacaccccagggaatgatataacttgagtaagggtgagACTTGAGTCACGCCCTCCTgaaaggctgtgactcaaggtAAACCCCACACAaatcctgcctcataaacataaagaggttaggatttataacacagaaaatagaggatgattacatcagaacacaaaatggaggacaaccatacaatactgggaattatggaccagccaagttgatatgTAACCCCAACCATCATAGGTTCCATGTACCTTCTTTGCATACTCCCACCCATTCATTGTATGTtagtcacaaagaccatgactagaagggcagtattaagtaattcattgcacaaCAGCTGTGGCACCTGGGCAGCCCCACCTAGTTTTGATGACTGGCCTAAATAAAGGGCAAAAACACTGAGAATTTTGGGGGGCTCCTGATTGATGAGAGCCAAGAGAAAGAAGTGtgctcatcctttggacatgggggcTTAGTGTTGAGACCCTCTCGGACCCAGGTAAGAGAAGTGTAATACCTGGAGATACAATGACAATAGAAGAAACACCTATGATGACACAAGAGTCTGCGGAAACAAAACTTGGGTGTGAACAGCATAGCGTAAAGGCCGAACCCTGGCCAGGACATGTAACACTCTGAGGGATAAGGTACCACAAGGAGGCAGCTGCCTGCAGAGGAGGGCGTACCATTAAGGGAGTTCTGCACCAAGAGCTTTCGTGAAGCCAGCCTAAAGTTGCGACCAGCCTAGAGAAGCTAGGACTACGCAAGAACTGAGACCATCCAAGACTTATCCTAGAGCCGGCCAGGAGGAGCTGGGAGCCAGCTGAGATGAGTGGAGCCCACTGAGTAACATTGCAGAACAGTTCCTGGTTGAAAGATTTTGTGGTTGATGAGAGTGAGCATCTGCTCTAGAAGGACTAAGCGGATGCCCTTGAGGTATTGAGGTTCTATGCGGGAAAAACTGGTGGATGTCATCCTATGCATTTCTTTGTTTATATACATTCTTATTATATTAAAAGTTGTTATAACAGATATGGTGTTTCTGTGATTTCTCTGCAACCACTGCAATGGATAACCAAATCCATTAGAAAAAGAGAGTGCTGAGGAAGAATGGCTGCTGTCAGAAATAATGTACAAGTTGGGAAGTCAGGCTGTATTTAACCTTGTGCTCATAGGAACCATCTTTGGTCTGATTCTGATAAGAGTCATAATTTCAGTAGACATGAATTATCATCTGATTTATGATACTTTGAAAATGTAGTATGTTAGAAATGTTTTTTCTAGTTAAAAAGCATCAGGAAGGGCAGAACCTTTAAAGAAGAGAGCCTGCGGGTAGGAAACATTAACAGTAATTACCAGCATAGCTAGAATTTCAGACTTACAGTACTTAGGTTATCATTAAGCTGATTAGTTTTCTTGTTGGGAAGATGATCCTAGTACCTTGCAGATGATGTGAACTCATAGGGAAGTTTCACCAGgatgaataaaatatatatgcaacaTATATACAAAAAGGTCTATGTTAACAATTTTAAGGGTGATGTCAACTTGATAATCTCTCCTAGGAAACAGAAGGTTAACTCATTAGAacgaataaaattttaaaaggttaGGAGAAGAAGTGAGAAAATGGAAATCGGAACTTTTAGAGAACCTCAGAGTGGGGGAAACTAGAAGCTAAGGaaacagagagaaacagaaacaagAGAAGCACAATGACAGATCAGTTTACTGTGGGGTCACAATAGCCAAGGTGGGGTTGCGTGCCAGGAAGGGAAATCCATATTACTCAATGGGGGAGGAAGGTGCTGTATTCTGAGGACAGTCATAAATTCAAAGTATTCTCTTTGGTGAGAGGCCTGGAATGTGGAATTTCCTAGTAAGTGGGGTGGAAGTATACGAAGAATCCTAGGAaggagaaaattacagaacaaaattATCAAACTGTAGGTCATATAAATGGGGATGTGTCTCAGAAGAGACAGAGGAGTATATATTTCTCTAAattcctaaaaagaaaaagacatctCATATGGGCAGAGGGATATATGGAGGTACTTTTATGTAtcctcagtgacatggattgaattgtgtccccccgcaaaatatgcgtcaacttgggtaggccatgattcccagtattgtgtggttgtcctccattttgtgattgtcattttacgttaagaggattagggtgggattttaacaccacccttacacaGGTCGTCTCCCTGatgcaaggtaaagggagtttccctggggtgtgacctgcaccaccttttacctctcaagagataaaaggaaagggaagcaagcagaaagttggggacctcataccatcaagaaagcagcaccaagagcagagtgcatccttccgacccagggtccctgcgcctgagaagctcctcagccaggagaagattgaggacaaggaccttcctccagagccgacagagaaagaaagccttcccctgcagctgacaccctgaatttggacttgtaacctactagaatatgacagaataaatttctctttgttaaagccatccacttgtggtagttctgttatggcagcactagatgactaagacactcagaCACCACTCACAGATGTGACACCTCTCACTTGAAAGTGACTTCCACAGCCTTCCCGCCTTACCGTTTTTCACTTGCTCACCTGAAAAGATTCCACTATGGCTTTCATCTAATATAGTCCATAGTTGTTCTTGTTCCAACCTGGAGAGTGCATCACGTTTGCTAATTCGATACCCTGTTCATGGGAAATCACAGAATCTTAGACTCACCAAATTGGCCTTGGGTTTGTGAAGACTACAGAATGTTGTATTTGTGAAGAAACAATTTTCAAACTTACAAAGTACAGGTTTTTCTGTCAAGAGtagaaagactaaaaaaaaaaaaaaaagagtagaaagactacACCCATTTATCTAGGGCCAGAGAATAGACTCGGAATCTATCACTTCTGAGCACCACTGAGACTCCAAAGGTTTCAGCGGCTGAGAAAGGAAAGGCCAATGACAGGAGAGTTGTCCTCACCAATGGACATCAGGTTGTTACAGTTCTCCAACATCACAGCCCAGTACAGATTCTTCTGAGCAGGGTCCATGAGCTGCCACTCCTCCCAGGTGAACTTCACAACCACATCGCTGAATGTCAGTGACTCCTGTATTAAGAGGGTCCTGTTTAATGAAGTATTTTCCATTTGGTCATATGAATGAAATGTGAGGGAAGTTGTTCTGTTCATTCCTCTACATGAGCTGCATCTATTTACctagttttttttatttaatgttttctaGAAAAAGCAAAATCATAATAAACTATTCCGAATTTGTGCATTCCATAGTCCATCCACTCATGAAACGAAAATTTTCTATAATGTATAGCAGCGGAACTGTCTTTGTTAAGGTAGAAACATCTCACAttgacatacacacacagagacacatataTACACCATCAACTCCTATTTGTAAATACCAACAGACAAGTTAAAGCACATTATGAAATGGGACTAGCAAGAGTAGCAGTATCAGTGGCATTGTCAAAACCTGTTtaacttcaggggggataatGCTCAGgctcagcccaaggctgatgccTATGAGGGTGGAAGtcagtcagacatacctccaccctccaatcctaccaattctgacaccaaccatcccttcctcatggcactctctacttctcttctgggtttgttaatccatttcaatcaatggccacacagaactcacagaccac
Protein-coding sequences here:
- the LOC126086049 gene encoding zinc finger protein 615-like isoform X2, which produces MSQEQKKMVKTQESLTFSDVVVKFTWEEWQLMDPAQKNLYWAVMLENCNNLMSIGYRISKRDALSRLEQEQLWTILDESHSGIFSEIWNVDDHLLGHSQNERRVVCMEQCYEHNALESIVHWHKNHFPLRENHGMFDLHEKAVESNLTLPALNQTRSDEIKDSAEPNGNEKTFLRAVQERFCTEMKFPESQKSNNVKSQFIKHQKTHKTEKPHVCSECGKAFIRKSLLAEHQIIHTGEKPYRCSLCGETFFKKFKLIEHHHTTHKGQKPYKCTDCGKAYFHESQLNIHQKTHMAERPYICLECGKGFIRKTDLTIHQRIHTGEKPYICSECGKGFIQKGDLTVHQRTHTGEKPYICSTCGKGFTQKGKLTIHQGIHTGEKLYICSECGKSFIQKRNLTIHLRTHTGEKPYICCECGKGFTQKRDLTIHQLTHTGEKPYMCHECGKGFIQKRDLTIHQRTHTGEKPYICHECGKGFIQKKDLTIHQRTHSGEKPYICSECGKGFIYKGDLTVHQRIHTGEKPYTCTTCGKGFIRKKYLLVHQQTHSGEKPYVCSECGRGFTQKGNLITHHRIHTGEKPYVCSECGKAFSQKTCLIAHQRCHTGMTPFLCSECGKFYSQKSSLIIHQKIHTGL
- the LOC126086049 gene encoding zinc finger protein 432-like isoform X1: MSQEQKKMVKTQESLTFSDVVVKFTWEEWQLMDPAQKNLYWAVMLENCNNLMSIGYRISKRDALSRLEQEQLWTILDESHSGIFSEIWNVDDHLLGHSQNERRVVCMEQCYEHNALESIVHWHKNHFPLRENHGMFDLHEKAVESNLTLPALNQTRSDEIKDSAEPNGNEKTFLRAVQERFCTEMKFPESQKSNNVKSQFIKHQKTHKTEKPHVCSECGKAFIRKSLLAEHQIIHTGEKPYRCSLCGETFFKKFKLIEHHHTTHKGQKPYKCTDCGKAYFHESQLNIHQKTHMAERPYICLECGKGFIRKTDLTIHQRIHTGEKPYICSECGKGFIQKGDLTVHQRTHTGEKPYICSTCGKGFTQKGKLTIHQGIHTGEKLYICSECGKSFIQKRNLTIHLRTHTGEKPYICCECGKGFTQKRDLTIHQLTHTGEKPYMCHECGKGFIQKRDLTIHQRTHTGEKPYICHECGKGFIQKKDLTIHQRTHSGEKPYICSECGKGFIYKGDLTVHQRIHTGEKPYTCTTCGKGFIRKKYLLVHQQTHSGEKPYVCSECGRGFTQKGNLITHHRIHTGEKPYVCSECGKAFSQKTCLIAHQRCHTGMTPFLCSECGKFYSQKSSLIIHQKIHTGEKPFKCGECEKAFDKKPKLIVHQRSHKRDTLWLQ